The following are from one region of the Actinoplanes sp. L3-i22 genome:
- a CDS encoding NADP-dependent oxidoreductase yields MRAVRFSRFGGPEVLELADLPEPHPESGEVRIVVRAAGISLSDARKRQGLMDQELPQTLGYEAAGVVDELGEGVTDVAVGDQVFGFCGAGAAQAESAVLSFYAPIPSSIGFASAAALPAAIETAMRALDQLGVSAGSSVLISGASGSIGSAAVQLAVARGARVIGTAAAANQQLLGLLGAEPVVYGEGLSGRVRELAPGGVDFALDVAGSGILPELIGLAGGPQQVLTVADFLGAQQYGVRFSRGDSGRALHALTEIGPLIASGRFQLPPVRGFPLAEVADAHRAIEAGAASGKLVLLAG; encoded by the coding sequence ATGAGAGCAGTGCGATTCAGCAGGTTCGGCGGTCCGGAGGTCCTCGAGCTCGCGGATCTTCCGGAGCCGCATCCCGAGAGCGGTGAGGTTCGCATCGTGGTGCGCGCGGCCGGCATCAGCCTCAGCGACGCGCGCAAACGCCAAGGGCTGATGGATCAGGAGCTACCGCAGACCCTGGGCTACGAGGCGGCCGGCGTCGTCGACGAGCTCGGCGAGGGCGTCACCGACGTGGCGGTCGGCGACCAGGTGTTCGGGTTCTGCGGCGCCGGGGCGGCCCAGGCCGAGTCGGCGGTGCTGTCGTTCTACGCGCCGATCCCGTCGTCGATCGGCTTCGCGTCCGCCGCCGCGCTGCCGGCCGCGATCGAGACGGCCATGCGGGCGCTCGACCAGCTCGGCGTCAGCGCGGGCAGCAGCGTGCTGATCAGCGGCGCGTCCGGGAGCATCGGCAGCGCCGCGGTCCAGCTTGCCGTGGCCCGGGGCGCTCGCGTGATCGGCACCGCGGCCGCGGCGAACCAGCAGCTGTTGGGTTTGCTGGGCGCCGAGCCCGTCGTCTACGGCGAAGGCCTGTCCGGGCGGGTCCGGGAGCTGGCTCCGGGCGGCGTCGACTTCGCGCTGGATGTGGCCGGCAGCGGCATCCTGCCCGAACTGATCGGCCTGGCCGGTGGTCCGCAGCAGGTGCTGACGGTCGCGGATTTCCTGGGCGCGCAGCAGTACGGCGTGCGGTTCAGCAGGGGCGACTCCGGGCGCGCCCTGCACGCGCTCACCGAGATCGGCCCGCTGATCGCATCGGGACGCTTCCAGCTCCCGCCCGTCCGCGGCTTCCCGCTGGCCGAGGTCGCTGATGCGCACCGGGCCATCGAGGCCGGCGCGGCGAGCGGCAAGCTCGTGCTGCTCGCCGGCTAG
- a CDS encoding TetR/AcrR family transcriptional regulator produces the protein MPEPGLRELKRARTRRLIADTAARLFAERGYEQVTVSEIARAAEVAEQTLYNYFPTKEQLILDREQEIEQRLTDLIRSRPAGVSPAAAIRDYVLQTVANIRDSPPESARGALGYLAAISPAVNRLALELTDRQAGALAAAIAETSPVPPAVAGLQGIAVAGVFRLIMTEAGRRTHEGQTPAAIADALQPEIANVLTELDRWLTR, from the coding sequence ATGCCTGAACCGGGACTTCGTGAGCTCAAGCGGGCGCGCACCCGCCGACTGATCGCCGACACCGCGGCGCGGCTCTTCGCCGAGCGCGGGTACGAGCAGGTGACGGTCAGCGAGATCGCCCGCGCGGCCGAGGTGGCGGAGCAGACCCTCTACAACTACTTCCCTACCAAAGAGCAGTTGATCCTCGACCGCGAACAGGAGATCGAGCAGCGGCTGACCGACCTGATCCGCTCCCGGCCCGCGGGGGTCAGCCCGGCGGCCGCCATCCGCGACTACGTCCTGCAGACGGTGGCGAACATCCGCGACAGCCCGCCGGAGAGTGCCCGGGGAGCGCTCGGATATCTGGCCGCGATCAGCCCGGCGGTCAACCGGCTGGCCCTGGAGCTGACCGACCGTCAGGCCGGCGCCCTGGCCGCGGCGATCGCCGAGACCAGCCCGGTTCCCCCGGCGGTCGCCGGCTTGCAGGGCATCGCGGTGGCCGGCGTCTTCCGGCTGATCATGACCGAGGCGGGCCGGCGCACGCACGAGGGCCAGACCCCGGCCGCGATAGCCGACGCGCTGCAGCCCGAGATCGCGAACGTCCTCACCGAGCTCGACCGCTGGCTGACCCGATAG
- a CDS encoding universal stress protein has translation MPGVIVVGLDESETSMRAGAYAAGMARRQGWRLVGVHVRPVAGGMLSFADPFAASIAASFANGDTLPAELHDTLQLSRFGVDCEIFTRHGDPFAQLCQVATRMWADAVIVGRSRSPLHRIAGSVAHRLVRCGRWPVTVVP, from the coding sequence ATGCCCGGCGTGATCGTCGTGGGTCTGGACGAGTCGGAGACGTCGATGCGCGCCGGCGCCTACGCGGCCGGGATGGCCCGGCGGCAGGGCTGGCGGCTGGTCGGCGTGCACGTGCGACCGGTGGCGGGCGGCATGCTGTCGTTCGCCGATCCGTTCGCGGCCTCGATCGCGGCGTCCTTCGCGAACGGGGACACCCTGCCGGCCGAGCTGCACGACACGCTGCAGCTGTCCCGGTTCGGGGTGGACTGCGAGATCTTCACCCGGCACGGCGACCCGTTCGCCCAGTTGTGCCAGGTGGCGACGCGGATGTGGGCGGACGCGGTGATCGTCGGCCGCTCGCGGAGCCCGCTGCACCGCATCGCCGGCTCGGTCGCGCACCGCCTGGTCCGTTGCGGCCGCTGGCCGGTCACGGTGGTCCCGTAG
- a CDS encoding LamG domain-containing protein encodes MINKSSWSGTARRFALGLVLTGTTALLPLTPAAAAAPDIDRLTPPSARWLLQTFPGIDQAGALADSQPAINDTPLTGTNISWENDVRFLGGQAVAFNGTSSSLSASPSALNTAGTFSLAAWVRLTDTSVSRVFASKAGAGRSTFSVGYDKAGNRWQVQLPAKFGKGNKASIARSASAPKIGLWTHLAVVHDAGTQTLTLLVNGVAEATVHNVTSIDDPAGEVRLGRGDTSWWKGNLAEVRLYDQPLVARDFTGIPGEPGLLRPWLIGSWDFQAASPCYEEDLDPTLCSAPDSTTGFGRRLALTKGSYVDSSSRGSQALVLDGTHWIDDPSDPHFGEATQEYGRSQINVGPWNNPVWQDGPVLLTTQSFTIATWVRLDPAHGAQTVVSQDGAGRSAFRVAYDPADGGQWVFAVSAGTDDSATTTATAPATGADQWHYVVGVLDATNRQTRLYVDGTSAGPVALDATWQPYQTSGALLVGRATTPAGPAEWLFGQVDEVDAYQGVLSDADVQSLFTA; translated from the coding sequence ATGATCAACAAAAGCTCGTGGTCCGGAACGGCCCGCCGATTCGCGCTGGGCCTGGTCCTGACCGGTACGACCGCTCTGCTCCCACTCACTCCCGCCGCAGCCGCGGCGCCCGACATCGACCGGCTGACTCCCCCCTCGGCGAGGTGGCTGCTGCAGACGTTTCCCGGGATCGACCAGGCCGGGGCACTGGCCGACTCGCAGCCGGCCATCAACGACACCCCGCTGACCGGCACCAACATCAGCTGGGAGAACGACGTCCGATTCCTCGGCGGCCAGGCGGTGGCCTTCAACGGCACCTCGTCGTCGCTGTCGGCGTCGCCCTCGGCCCTGAACACCGCCGGGACGTTCTCGCTGGCGGCCTGGGTGCGACTCACCGACACCAGCGTCAGCCGGGTCTTCGCCAGCAAGGCCGGCGCGGGCCGGTCCACGTTCTCGGTCGGCTACGACAAGGCCGGCAACCGCTGGCAGGTGCAGCTGCCGGCGAAGTTCGGCAAGGGCAACAAGGCGTCGATCGCGCGGTCGGCCTCCGCCCCCAAGATCGGACTGTGGACGCACCTGGCCGTCGTGCACGACGCCGGCACGCAGACGCTCACGCTCCTGGTGAACGGGGTGGCCGAGGCCACCGTGCACAACGTGACCTCGATCGACGATCCGGCCGGCGAGGTCCGGCTGGGCCGCGGTGACACGTCCTGGTGGAAGGGCAACCTGGCCGAGGTCCGGCTCTACGACCAGCCGCTGGTCGCCCGGGACTTCACCGGCATCCCCGGCGAGCCGGGGCTGCTGCGGCCGTGGCTGATCGGGTCGTGGGACTTCCAGGCCGCGAGCCCGTGCTACGAGGAGGACCTCGACCCGACGTTGTGCTCCGCGCCCGACTCCACCACCGGTTTCGGACGCCGGCTCGCCCTGACCAAGGGCAGCTACGTCGACTCCTCCTCCCGCGGGTCCCAGGCCCTCGTCCTCGACGGGACGCACTGGATCGACGACCCGTCCGACCCGCACTTCGGTGAGGCGACCCAGGAGTACGGCCGCAGCCAGATCAACGTGGGCCCATGGAACAACCCGGTGTGGCAGGACGGGCCGGTGCTGCTCACCACCCAGTCGTTCACCATCGCAACGTGGGTACGCCTCGACCCGGCGCACGGCGCGCAGACGGTCGTCTCCCAGGACGGCGCCGGCCGCAGCGCCTTCCGGGTGGCCTACGACCCGGCCGACGGCGGCCAGTGGGTGTTCGCCGTGAGCGCCGGCACCGACGACTCGGCCACCACCACCGCGACCGCGCCCGCGACCGGCGCCGACCAGTGGCACTACGTCGTCGGCGTGCTCGACGCCACGAACCGTCAGACGCGGCTCTACGTCGACGGGACGTCGGCCGGGCCGGTGGCGCTCGACGCCACCTGGCAGCCCTACCAGACGTCCGGCGCCCTGCTCGTCGGCCGGGCGACCACCCCGGCCGGGCCGGCGGAATGGCTGTTCGGCCAGGTCGACGAGGTCGACGCGTACCAGGGCGTACTGAGCGACGCGGACGTGCAGAGCCTGTTCACCGCGTAG
- a CDS encoding MarR family winged helix-turn-helix transcriptional regulator — protein sequence MSRSGADLALLLLGGFRALADRATAELADRGYEDFRPVHDFAMRAIQSGAESASDLGRRMSVTKQSAAKTIATLEERGYVAREPDAVDRRRMRLIVTERGLALLREGESIFDEMRAQWERQVGAGVVASLEGALQNLVGDGAIRLDAPGWSVRDLDP from the coding sequence GTGTCCCGATCCGGCGCCGACCTGGCCCTGTTGCTGCTCGGCGGGTTTCGTGCGCTGGCCGATCGCGCCACCGCCGAACTCGCCGACCGTGGGTACGAGGACTTCCGGCCGGTGCACGACTTCGCGATGCGGGCGATCCAGTCCGGGGCGGAGAGCGCCTCGGACCTCGGGCGGCGGATGTCGGTCACCAAACAGTCGGCGGCCAAGACGATCGCGACCCTGGAGGAGCGCGGCTATGTGGCCCGCGAGCCGGACGCGGTCGACCGGCGGCGGATGCGGCTGATCGTCACCGAGCGGGGGCTGGCGCTGCTGCGCGAGGGGGAGTCGATCTTCGACGAGATGCGGGCCCAGTGGGAGCGGCAGGTGGGCGCGGGGGTCGTCGCGAGCCTCGAGGGCGCACTGCAGAACCTGGTCGGCGACGGGGCCATCCGGCTGGACGCTCCAGGATGGTCGGTGCGCGACCTCGACCCGTGA
- a CDS encoding alpha/beta fold hydrolase — MIATIPEVSHHTADLDGARIHYVTAGEQGSPILLVHGWPETWWAFRKLIPLLSPTHRVVALDLRGFGDSSNAPGDYHEAASAEDLHRLVEHLGLGPVHVLCQDISGGLTFRFAATHPADVLSFTAVESTIAGFGLEALADVNHGGSWHVGFLGAPGIPEMLLPGHERELLAGWAYPMMGAADGSVTDADFDELVRTYARPDAWRGTAGLYRSLFSDGGTTRALAEQYPLRVPVLTVDAAAHPFTRETFRRVTTGEVSSVHLDGVGHLVAQQAPERLAAALLPFVDRLDR; from the coding sequence ATGATCGCCACCATCCCCGAGGTCAGTCACCACACCGCGGACCTCGACGGCGCCCGGATCCACTACGTCACCGCCGGCGAGCAGGGATCCCCGATCCTGCTCGTGCACGGCTGGCCGGAGACCTGGTGGGCGTTCCGCAAGCTGATCCCGCTGCTCTCCCCCACGCACCGGGTCGTCGCGCTCGACCTGCGCGGCTTCGGCGACTCGAGCAACGCCCCCGGCGACTACCACGAGGCCGCCTCGGCCGAGGACCTGCACCGGCTCGTCGAGCACCTCGGCCTCGGTCCCGTGCACGTCCTCTGCCAGGACATCAGCGGTGGCCTGACCTTCCGGTTCGCCGCCACGCACCCGGCGGACGTGCTGAGCTTCACCGCGGTCGAGTCGACGATCGCCGGGTTCGGGCTCGAAGCCCTGGCCGACGTCAACCACGGCGGGTCCTGGCACGTCGGCTTCCTCGGCGCGCCGGGCATCCCGGAGATGCTGCTCCCCGGCCACGAGCGCGAACTGCTCGCCGGGTGGGCCTACCCGATGATGGGCGCGGCCGACGGCTCGGTCACCGACGCCGACTTCGACGAGCTCGTCCGCACGTACGCGCGGCCCGACGCCTGGCGCGGAACCGCGGGGCTGTACCGATCGCTGTTCTCCGACGGCGGCACGACGCGGGCGCTCGCCGAGCAGTACCCGCTACGGGTCCCGGTCCTCACCGTCGACGCCGCCGCCCACCCGTTCACCCGGGAGACGTTCCGCCGGGTCACCACCGGCGAGGTCAGCTCGGTTCACCTGGACGGGGTCGGGCACCTGGTCGCTCAGCAGGCGCCCGAGCGGCTGGCGGCGGCGCTCCTGCCGTTCGTCGACCGGCTCGATCGATGA